The Hyalangium gracile genome includes a window with the following:
- a CDS encoding chemotaxis protein CheX, giving the protein MSTAISAEVVNAFVSSLVNIFQAATGLKGELSPLTLTTELPPPPTFVVSIQIRGPLFGPTIWSFTPGVAGEITARMLGNASSPPYDTAEVKDAVSEVANIVVGNATDALLKAGYPVDLSPPKAEFATSAEKLLERTLTVSLNTSAGPLSLHLALRQA; this is encoded by the coding sequence ATGTCGACCGCGATCAGCGCCGAGGTGGTCAATGCATTCGTCTCGTCCCTGGTGAACATCTTCCAGGCCGCGACGGGTTTGAAGGGCGAGCTGAGCCCGCTCACGCTCACCACCGAGCTGCCTCCGCCTCCCACCTTCGTCGTCAGCATCCAGATCCGGGGGCCCCTGTTCGGGCCGACGATCTGGAGTTTCACCCCCGGGGTTGCCGGGGAGATCACGGCGAGGATGCTCGGTAACGCCAGCTCCCCTCCCTATGACACCGCCGAGGTCAAGGACGCCGTCTCGGAGGTCGCCAACATCGTGGTGGGCAACGCCACCGACGCCCTCCTCAAGGCGGGCTATCCGGTGGATCTGTCTCCACCCAAGGCGGAGTTCGCCACCTCGGCGGAAAAGCTGCTGGAGCGCACGTTGACCGTGTCGCTCAACACCTCGGCGGGTCCGCTCTCGCTGCACCTGGCTCTCCGACAGGCATGA
- a CDS encoding GspE/PulE family protein: MSATSAKATALALLKRCDEIPIADLRSLGFESTEEVARYVAEQLKLPRLELDQVDLVPSLAEVIPRPLAERHKLVPVFVSEDEVTIATAEPARLELFDWLSHELKRQVITVVSSPQEIVRGIKRLYEPLRVLEQAREEALSVSLVAAQQAVAFVNHVILRAVELRASDIHIEAGEKETCIRYRIDGMLRVDQTIPLERHAAIVSRIKVMAQLDISERNVPQDGRIKLQRTTNDIDLRVSILPTYFGEKVCCRILDNSRACLPLSELGFEPGQMATFERLLRMPFGLLLVTGPTGSGKSTTLYGALNTVRSPEVNIVSVEDPVEYQLPGINQVQVNTRRGLTFALALRSILRQDPNVILVGEIRDRETGAIAVEASLTGHLVMASLHTNDAPSAIMRLTEMGIEPCLVAPALMGVVAQRLVRKVCTECAEPHEVSASELASLGLPALPPEVRLCRGRGCARCQNTGYRGRIAVREILELNDSLRMAIARGAQVDELHALAVASGFRAMWFQAMRALCAGVTTLQEVIRVTKG, translated from the coding sequence GTGAGCGCCACCTCCGCGAAGGCGACGGCGCTCGCCTTGCTGAAGCGGTGCGACGAGATCCCCATCGCGGATCTGCGCTCCCTGGGGTTCGAGAGCACGGAAGAGGTAGCGCGCTACGTCGCCGAGCAGCTCAAGCTGCCAAGGCTGGAGCTGGATCAGGTGGACCTGGTGCCCTCGCTGGCCGAGGTCATCCCGCGCCCGCTCGCGGAGCGTCACAAGCTGGTTCCCGTCTTCGTCTCCGAGGACGAGGTCACCATCGCCACGGCGGAGCCCGCCCGCCTCGAGCTGTTCGACTGGCTCTCCCACGAGCTGAAGCGGCAGGTCATCACCGTCGTCTCGTCTCCGCAGGAGATCGTCCGTGGCATCAAGCGGCTCTACGAGCCGCTTCGGGTCCTCGAGCAGGCCAGGGAAGAGGCGCTCAGCGTCAGCCTGGTGGCCGCCCAGCAGGCGGTGGCCTTCGTGAACCACGTCATCCTCCGGGCGGTGGAGCTGCGCGCCAGCGACATCCACATCGAGGCTGGCGAGAAGGAGACCTGCATCCGCTACCGCATCGACGGAATGCTGCGCGTCGATCAGACCATCCCCCTGGAGCGGCACGCGGCCATCGTCTCGCGCATCAAGGTCATGGCGCAGCTCGACATCTCCGAGCGCAACGTGCCGCAGGATGGTCGGATCAAGCTTCAGCGGACCACCAACGACATCGACCTGCGCGTCTCGATCCTGCCGACCTACTTCGGCGAGAAGGTCTGCTGCCGCATCCTCGACAACTCGAGGGCCTGTCTGCCCCTGAGCGAGCTCGGGTTCGAGCCGGGCCAGATGGCCACCTTCGAGCGGTTGTTGCGGATGCCATTCGGGCTGCTCCTCGTCACCGGCCCCACCGGGAGCGGCAAGAGCACCACGCTGTACGGGGCGCTCAACACGGTGCGCAGCCCGGAGGTCAACATCGTCTCCGTAGAGGATCCGGTCGAGTACCAGCTGCCGGGGATCAACCAGGTCCAGGTGAACACCCGGCGTGGGCTGACCTTCGCGCTCGCGCTGCGCTCCATCCTCCGCCAGGATCCGAACGTGATCCTGGTGGGGGAGATCCGGGATCGGGAGACGGGGGCCATCGCCGTCGAGGCCTCGCTCACCGGCCACCTGGTCATGGCCTCCCTGCACACCAATGACGCGCCGAGCGCGATCATGCGCCTGACGGAGATGGGGATCGAGCCATGCCTCGTCGCTCCGGCCCTGATGGGAGTCGTCGCGCAGCGGCTCGTTCGCAAGGTGTGCACCGAGTGCGCCGAGCCGCACGAGGTGAGCGCGTCGGAGTTGGCCTCGCTCGGGCTCCCCGCGCTCCCGCCGGAGGTGAGGCTCTGCCGCGGTCGCGGCTGCGCGCGGTGTCAGAACACGGGGTATCGCGGCCGGATCGCCGTGCGGGAGATCCTCGAGCTCAACGACAGCTTGCGGATGGCCATCGCCAGGGGAGCACAGGTCGACGAGCTGCATGCGCTCGCGGTCGCGAGCGGGTTCCGCGCCATGTGGTTCCAGGCCATGAGGGCCTTGTGCGCGGGTGTGACGACTCTTCAAGAAGTCATTCGCGTGACGAAAGGATGA
- a CDS encoding double zinc ribbon domain-containing protein: MITCRGCQAQNANSRRYCGRCGGTLASACSRCSFFNTPSDLFCGGCGQKIVEVRASQAPAELRSGSEKMEAIRNLSFLEMRDLLVTSTPQPPQPLQGEVSQSELDKLFGDEP, from the coding sequence ATGATCACCTGTCGCGGCTGTCAGGCTCAGAACGCCAATTCCCGCCGCTACTGCGGCCGGTGTGGGGGCACGCTCGCCAGTGCCTGCTCGCGCTGCTCCTTCTTCAACACGCCCTCGGACCTCTTCTGTGGGGGCTGCGGCCAGAAGATCGTGGAGGTGCGAGCGAGTCAGGCTCCGGCCGAGCTCCGCTCGGGCTCCGAGAAGATGGAAGCCATCCGGAATCTCAGCTTCCTCGAGATGCGCGATCTGCTGGTCACGTCGACACCCCAGCCTCCACAGCCCCTCCAGGGGGAGGTGTCCCAGAGCGAGCTGGACAAGCTCTTCGGGGATGAGCCGTGA
- a CDS encoding response regulator, producing MRRTAVVIDDSRVIRIRLRTELTNLGFQVVAEAERGDQALELYEKHRPALVMLDIILPEMDGVTAATQLLQKHPEATVVMCSSLTARDKILACRAAGVKYFILKPFTAESLATMVRRVFGLELAQPQLAED from the coding sequence ATGAGACGCACCGCCGTCGTGATCGATGATTCCAGGGTGATTCGGATTCGCCTCAGGACCGAGCTGACGAATCTGGGCTTTCAGGTCGTCGCCGAGGCCGAGAGGGGAGACCAGGCGCTGGAGCTGTACGAGAAGCATCGCCCCGCCCTGGTGATGCTGGACATCATCCTGCCGGAGATGGACGGGGTGACGGCCGCCACCCAGCTGCTCCAGAAGCACCCCGAGGCCACCGTGGTCATGTGCAGCTCGCTGACCGCGCGCGACAAGATCCTCGCGTGCCGGGCCGCCGGGGTGAAGTACTTCATCCTCAAGCCCTTCACCGCCGAGAGCCTCGCCACCATGGTGCGCAGGGTCTTCGGCCTGGAGCTCGCTCAGCCCCAGCTGGCGGAGGACTGA